The DNA window CGGATCTGACACATCAATGATCGAGGTGCCCATCGGTGGCTTCATGTGACCGACATAGGCATAGTTGCCCTGCACCACGACCTGGCCACCACCGGCGATGTCCAGATGGCCGAGCCTGCGGATGTTGCGGGCCAGTTCAAATTCGATTTCCTGCTTCATTGTGTCACGATCTCCCGGCGTTTACGTCGCATTTCAAACCAGATGGGCAGCACGATCGACAGGACGAGGCAGACCCATAGCACATTGCCCAGTGTGGACGAGAAGAGCACCATGATGTCGCCGTCGGACTTCTTGAGAGACCACAGGAAATAGCGCTCCAGCAGTGGCCCGAGAATGACCCCGATCAGAATGGCCGCCACGTGATAGCCGGTGCGGCGCGCGACATAGCCCAGCACGCCGAAGGCGAGGGCGAGGTACATATCGAACATGTACTCGCGCGGCACGAAAGCGCCGACCAGTGTGAAGGAAATGATCATCGGTGCGAGGTAAATCGTCGGCACTGTGGTCACCCGGCTCATGTAGCGGCTGAGCGGCAGGATGGTGAACATCATAAACAGATAGCTGACCGCCATCGCCATAAACATGCCATAGCCGACCTTCGGGTTGTTCTCGAAAAGCGAGGGGCCGAAGCTCACACCGTGAAACTGCATCACCACGAGCATGATCGCCGCCGTCGCACCGCCCGGAATGCCCAGCACCAGCAGTGGTACGAGTGTGCCGGAAGTCACGCCGTTGTTGGCGCTTTCGGGCGCGATCAGACCCTCGGGGTGACCTGTGCCGTAGGCCTCGGGCGTTTTAGAAAAAGAGCGTGACTGCTGATAGGCGACAAAGCTCGCAATGGAAGCGCCGGCACCCGGGATCACTCCGATGATCAGACCGATCACGCTCGTCCAGGCGATATGCCACCAGCGTTTCAGCGCGATGGAGGCCCCCTCAAACGTGGCGTGCCAGCTCGGGGTTGCCATGGCCTTGCGGGCATCGTCCGTGATGATCAGCCGTTTTTCGATAATCACGAAGGCCTCAGAGACGGCGAAGAGACCGACCAGAGCCGGTATGAGCGGGATGCCGTCGTAAAGCTCCAGAAACCCGAAAGTCGCGCGCGGAGTCGCATAGACGACATCGGTGCCGATGGAGCCGATCATCAGCCCCAGAAAGCCCGCGATCAGACCCTTGACCATATCCTGCGCTGCGATCGACGCGATAAGAGAGATACCAAAGAGCATGACAACAATCATCTCGACGGAATGCATGTAAAAACCGACACGGGCGAGGATCGGCATGGTTGCAAGCGCGATGACTGTTGTCAGCAGGCCGCCCAGCGAGGAAGCCACAAAGGTCATCGCCAGTGCCTGCTGGCCACGGCCCTGTTTGGTCATCGGATAGCCGTCCAGCGGTGTGGCGGCTGCCCCTGCAGTGCCGGGGATATTGACCAGAATTGCCGGAATGCCGGCCCCCATACGGGCGGCACAGTAGAGCGAGACCATGAAGATCAGACCTGTCTCCAGATCCATCGCCAGCGTCAGGGGCATGAGAATGATGATGGTGTTGGCGGCGCTGAAGCCCGGGACACCGCCGACGATCAGACCTAAGAAAATAGTGGGAATGATCACCCACCAGTAGCTGATGGTCTGAAAGAATACTTCGACCAGAATGGTTCCTGTCTCACCCATTTGCCAGCACTGCCTTCATTGTCGTCTCAAACCAGCCGCTCGGGAAACGGGTCTCAAATGCCCAGATAAAGACGGCCCAGCCGCCCAGCGACATCGCCGCAGAGATGGCGATGATCAGCCCGGGGCGTTTGCCGTGGCTGAGGATCAGCATGCTGAGCGCGAGAAACAGAAATGTGGTCAGGGTAAAGCCCAGCCGGTCGATCAGCAGGCAGTAGCCCACTGTGGTGATCAGCAGGCCGATACGGCGCGACGTGATGTCCTGCATTGAAAAGAGCGTACCAAATCCCAGAGATGCCCGACCCGACATAAGCTGTGAGATGCAGCGGACAAAGAATATCCCGCAGACCAGCAACAGAATGCCGCCGACGAGAAAGCCGCTGACCTGAGCTGTCCAGGGTGAGTTCCAGATTGAGGAAAAGAAATAGAGCGTGAAGGCAACAGCCACGATCGGAATAACCAGCTCGCCGCCGATCTGGCGGGGTGATTTATCATAGTCAGGTCGCATTTCAACGCCCTCCTTCAGGGATCAGATATCGCTTGAAAGCACCGGCGCGGGACAGACCCGCGCCGGCTGTACCGGGTTTACGCGCCGGTCAGCAGCGGCTTGAAGCGCGCGCCAAGTTCAAGCATCGCGGCTTTGAATTCCGCACATTCCTCGATGCCGCCGTAGTTGAGGTACTCCGGCGTGCCGCGGCCTTCGACATAGGCGGTGAGCAGACGATCATCCTCGAAAGTCTCTTTGAACGTGCTGGTCAGCACGTCAAACCGGTCAGGGTAATCATCGACCGCTTTCTTGTGGATCCCGAAGGCCCGCGAAGAGAGCATTTCCGGCAGATCAAGATCAAAGGCATCATTGATGCTCGGCGCGTTATCCAGTGCTCCACCGACGCGGTTTTCACCAAAGACAAGCAGCGTTTTCACGGAATCGCCGGCGGCAATGACCGACCCGGAGGTCAGGACCGAGAAATCAACTTCACCGGTGACAGCACCCGCAACGGTGTTCTTGCCGCCTGAAAGCGGGATCAGGTTAAAATCAGCGCCTGTGGCCTCGCCAAGCGACAGCAGCCCGATAGAGGCAGGGTGCGCCATCCGGCTTGTGCCCACATTCAGGCGCCTTTTCTTACCTTCCGCGATTACGTCATCGAGGGTCTGCAGCGGGCTTTCCGCACCGACAAAGAGCGCGCCCGGATCGGTATCGACGCGCCCGAAGTAGAGGTAATCGTTGATGTCAAAGCTCGGCTCCTGCATGGCCCAGTTCAGGACCTCAGGACCCATGTTGCCAAAGATCAGATTGTAGGCATCGGGCTCGTTCTTGCCCATGTAGATCTCATAGCCGACCCGGCCCGAGGCACCGGGGAAAAAGCCTGGTTCAAAATCGGTGCCGAGCTTTTCTTTCCAGATGCTGGTGAAGGCCCGGAAATTCCGGTCAGCACCGCCACCTTCACGCGTCGGGATGACGACGTTGATATTGCGCTCGGGGTAGCTGCTGGCCCTGAGAAGCGTCGGTGCCGCAAGGGCGATGCCGCCCACGGCTGTTCCGGTTCTCAGGAAATTTCTGCGGTTGATTGTATGTCCTTTAGTCATTCTTTCCTCCACTTTTGCGTGCGCTTTGTTGGTGATGCTGCCGCCGGTCCTGCGCATGTCCGGCGGTCAGGGGCTTTATCAGGTTACCCTCCGGCCAGCTCCCTGCTGCGCCAGAGATCCATGCCTCCCGCATAGATCAGGCGCAGCGCCAGCAACGTCAGAATAGTATTCAGGGCGATTTTGAACCGTGCCTCATCAATTCTCAGAAGGATGTGGCGCCCGGCGACCGTACCCAGAAAACCGAAACCGATCAGAAGCACGATCAGACCAAACCACTGTGAAAAGGCAAAACCGAGCAGTCCGAAAGCAATTGTTTTGAGCAGATGCTGTATCGTCATCAGCGTGGCATGTGTGGCCACGTGCTGTACACGGCCGAGCTCAAGCGTTTTGATATAAGCCGCCACAAACGGGCCGGTGCCGCCGAAAAACATCGTCAGAAAGCTGGAAAACCCGCCCGTCACTGCCGGCGAATGGCGCATGAATGCGGGCGGGCGCGCGACGATTGTCCACAGAATGAAAAGTCCCAGACCGATCTGGATGAGGCCGGCATCAAGCTGTACGACAAAAGCGCCACCAACGGCGATGCCAATCAGAGAACCCAGCAGAAAGGGCAGCACAACACCGGTGTGCAGATCCCGGAAGAAAAGTGCGGCCCGGCCGGTGTTGGAGCCAAGCTGAACCAGACCGTGCAGCGGAATGATTGCAGGAGCAGGCAACAGGGTCGCCATCGCCGCCAGCATGACAGCACCGCCGCCGATGCCCAGTCCCGCGGTCATCATCGAGCTGGCGAAACTGATCGCCGTCAGTGTCAGCGCTACCGGCATCCCGAGCCCGCCATGCAGAATATCCCAGGTCATGTGGACATCACCGAGGGATGGAACATCTCGTCCGGGCTGACGCGCCGGGCGGACAGAAACTGCTGATCTGAATAGCGGCAGACGGCGTCGAGCTCTGATTTGTTGGCGCTGATGCCATAGCGCCAGTAATCGGTACCCATTGCAGCGATCGTGCTTTCCAGACTTGCACCGAGCCAGGGCAGAGAAAGACGGTTTGCATTGCCCAGCCAGACATCGCGCAGACGCGCCAGTGCCGTATCGCGTGCCGCAACCAGACCGTCATAGAGCACAGACGGCAACCAGGGGTGTTCGTCACAGAGGGATCTGCGCACGCCGATAAGATGCATGATCGGGAAGAAGCCGGTTCGGGCGTGCCACGCCTGCTCTTCACTCTGAAAATCCGGGAAAATACGTCCGATCTGCGGGTTGCGATCAAGAAAGGCCGCGGGCGGTTTGGGGGCGAGAACCCCGTCAATCCGGCCATCCAGCAACAGCTGCTGCAGTGTCTCGCCGTCTTCGATGGGCGTGACTTTCATGTCGTCCGGCAAAGCCAGTTCCAGCCGTTCACGTCGCACGCCCTGATCCAGCGCACCGGTGTGCCAGTGGATATCCTGCGCGCCGACCCCTGCTTCGTCCTGCAGAATGCCGCGCATCCACAGCGCGGCAGTCATCTGGTATTCCGGCACACCGATCTTTTTGCCGGCGAAATCCGCCAGCGAGGTGATGCCGGATCCCGAACGGGTCATGAAACCAGAATGCCGGAAGGCACGGCTGATGAAAGCGGGCAGGGCGATATATTCGCCTTCGCCCCGCGAAATCTGCAGTATATAGCTGGAAACGGACATCTCGGTGATGTCATAGGGCGCATCGCCTACGGCTTTCGGAAACAGGCTGGCGGTCGGCTCAATAACGGATCGCAGGCTGACGCCCGGCAGGCTGACGCGCCCGTCGTGCAGCGCCATAACCCGGTCGTGATCCCATGTCGCAAAGCTCAGGCTGAGCGTGTCACCGCGCGTGGCCGTGCGCGTGCGGGTGGCGGGCGCTGTCATACGCCCTCCACCTGATACTTTGCTGCGACACGGACCGCCCGGTGCATTGTTTAAACCACCTTTACCGTCATGCTGCCGAGGCCTTCGACACTGATCTCCATTTCATCGCCCTTGACGACAGGGCCCACACCCGACGGTGTGCCGGACATGATGACGTCGCCTGCGGCAAGTTCGAAGTATTCAGAGAGGTAAGAGATCATTTCCGGCACTTTCCAGATGAGTTGGTTCAGATCGCCTTCCTGACGCAACTCCCCGTTTACTTTCAGGGTGATGGCGCCCTCATCGGGGTTGCCTACGGCCTCGACGGTGTGGATCGGACCCACCGGGGCGGAGCGCTCAAAGGCCTTGCCGATTTCCCATGGACGGCCTGCTTTCTTCATCTCGCCCTGCAGATCACGGCGGGTCATATCAAGCGAAAGCGCGTAACCATAAACGTGATCAAGCGCGCTTTCGACGGGGATGTTCGTACCGCCGGATTTCAGCATCACCGAAAGCTCCGCCTCATGGTGCACATCAGAAGTGTGAGGCGGGTATGGAAAATTACCGCTGCCATCCAGATTGTTCGGATTTTTCTGGAAGAAGAACGGTGCCTCGCGATCCGGGTCATGGCCCATTTCAATGGCATGTGCCGCGTAATTGCGGCCGATACAATAGACGCGCCGCACGGGGAATTTGGCGTCACTGCCGGCAACTTCAAGTGCCACAACGGGCGGGGTGTCGATCACGAAATCAGTCATTGGGTCTCCAGACATTCGGTTGCAACAGCACAATAGCGCACCTAAAACCAATCGCAACCAATTTTTTAATTTTGCTGAAACGCTTGCCTGAACGGCGGTAAATGCCCTATAAACGCCGATATCTGATGTGAATGATCTACCAATTAGAGGTGAAAGTGCTGATAAAGCCTGTGCAGACAGACAGAGATACCGCGCTGACCGCGCTGCGGGCATTCATTACACAGGGTGGCTATACTCCCGGAGACCGGCTGCCGTCCGAACGGGATCTGATCGAGAGCCTCAGCATGTCACGGGCGACCCTGCGCAAGGCGCTGGATGCGCTTGAGCGTGAAGGGGTGCTGTGGCGCCACGTCGGCAAGGGTACCTTTATCGCGGAGACCGATGGCAAAATCGGTGATCGTGGGCTGAATGAAATCAGTCACCAGCTGACGCCGGTCAAGATGATGCGGGCGCGGCTTGCCATTGAACCTGCGATCGCCCGGGAGGCAGCGATTAATGCCTCGGGTGAAGCTATTGTGCGCATGAAACTTATCCAGGAACGTGCCCGGGCAGCTGACTCCTGGGATGAATATGAAGTACAGGATGATAACTTCCACCGCGCTGTGGCGCAGGCCAGTGACAATATTCTGCTTTTAGCGCTCTTTGATGAACTCAACAGCGTCCGGCGCAGCATCGCGCTGAATATCGTGGTCCGCGGCACTGACCGGCCCCCCGATGGTCACCGCAGCTTTGAGCAGCATGAAGAGATTATACGGGCGATTGACCAGCGCGAACCCGCAGCGGCCTATGACGCCATGCGTACCCACATCAAATCAGTATCCGCCAGGCTCTTCGAAGACGTCTGAAGCAGCCCTGAAGTCTTCCGCTGTCGAAGTCTGCGCGACCCGCGCTACATACCTTTGCCGATCCCCTTCTCACACGGAGAATTTACGATGACCGAAACGCTAGCAACGTTAATTGAGACACATGCAGAAGATCTGCCGGCCTTCGGTGCGCCGGACCGGGACTGGCTGAGCTATGGCGGGTTGCGCGGACTTGCCAGCAACGTTGCGGCCTCTCTGCACAGCATGGGTGTCGGGCGCGGCGACCGGGTTGCCATTGTTTTGCCGAACGGTCCTGAAATGGCGGCGGCATTTATCACCATCGCCCAGGTCGCGACGACAGCGCCGCTTAATCCGGCGTACCGTGAAGAGGAATACGATTTTTATCTGTCTGACCTGAAAGCGAAGGCGCTGGTGGTTATGGAGGGATACGACGGCCCGGCGCTGGCTGCGGCCCGCAAGGCTGACATGGCGGTGATCCGGCTCTCGGTGCCTGAAGGGGCGCCTGCGGGCGCTTTTGAACTCAGCTCTGACCGCGAGGACCGTGCGGACGAAAGCGCGCCGGGGCCGGAGGATATCGCGCTGATCCTGCACACTTCGGGCACGACGTCCCGGCCCAAGATTGTGCCTCTGCTGCAGACCAATGTTGCCGCTTCGGCCATGCATATCAGAACCTCTCTGGATCTGACGCAGGAAGACCGGTGCATGAATGTTATGCCGCTCTTTCATATCCACGGGCTGATTGCGGCGGTCGCGGCCAGCCTCGCGGCCGGGGGATCGGTCTGGTGCGCGCCGGGCTTTGATGCTCTGAAATTCTTTGGCTGGATGAAGGATTCAAAACCGACCTGGTACACTGCTGTGCCGACAAT is part of the Roseobacter ponti genome and encodes:
- a CDS encoding tripartite tricarboxylate transporter permease; this encodes MGETGTILVEVFFQTISYWWVIIPTIFLGLIVGGVPGFSAANTIIILMPLTLAMDLETGLIFMVSLYCAARMGAGIPAILVNIPGTAGAAATPLDGYPMTKQGRGQQALAMTFVASSLGGLLTTVIALATMPILARVGFYMHSVEMIVVMLFGISLIASIAAQDMVKGLIAGFLGLMIGSIGTDVVYATPRATFGFLELYDGIPLIPALVGLFAVSEAFVIIEKRLIITDDARKAMATPSWHATFEGASIALKRWWHIAWTSVIGLIIGVIPGAGASIASFVAYQQSRSFSKTPEAYGTGHPEGLIAPESANNGVTSGTLVPLLVLGIPGGATAAIMLVVMQFHGVSFGPSLFENNPKVGYGMFMAMAVSYLFMMFTILPLSRYMSRVTTVPTIYLAPMIISFTLVGAFVPREYMFDMYLALAFGVLGYVARRTGYHVAAILIGVILGPLLERYFLWSLKKSDGDIMVLFSSTLGNVLWVCLVLSIVLPIWFEMRRKRREIVTQ
- a CDS encoding tripartite tricarboxylate transporter TctB family protein, with translation MRPDYDKSPRQIGGELVIPIVAVAFTLYFFSSIWNSPWTAQVSGFLVGGILLLVCGIFFVRCISQLMSGRASLGFGTLFSMQDITSRRIGLLITTVGYCLLIDRLGFTLTTFLFLALSMLILSHGKRPGLIIAISAAMSLGGWAVFIWAFETRFPSGWFETTMKAVLANG
- a CDS encoding tripartite tricarboxylate transporter substrate-binding protein, yielding MTKGHTINRRNFLRTGTAVGGIALAAPTLLRASSYPERNINVVIPTREGGGADRNFRAFTSIWKEKLGTDFEPGFFPGASGRVGYEIYMGKNEPDAYNLIFGNMGPEVLNWAMQEPSFDINDYLYFGRVDTDPGALFVGAESPLQTLDDVIAEGKKRRLNVGTSRMAHPASIGLLSLGEATGADFNLIPLSGGKNTVAGAVTGEVDFSVLTSGSVIAAGDSVKTLLVFGENRVGGALDNAPSINDAFDLDLPEMLSSRAFGIHKKAVDDYPDRFDVLTSTFKETFEDDRLLTAYVEGRGTPEYLNYGGIEECAEFKAAMLELGARFKPLLTGA
- a CDS encoding sulfite exporter TauE/SafE family protein, translating into MTWDILHGGLGMPVALTLTAISFASSMMTAGLGIGGGAVMLAAMATLLPAPAIIPLHGLVQLGSNTGRAALFFRDLHTGVVLPFLLGSLIGIAVGGAFVVQLDAGLIQIGLGLFILWTIVARPPAFMRHSPAVTGGFSSFLTMFFGGTGPFVAAYIKTLELGRVQHVATHATLMTIQHLLKTIAFGLLGFAFSQWFGLIVLLIGFGFLGTVAGRHILLRIDEARFKIALNTILTLLALRLIYAGGMDLWRSRELAGG
- a CDS encoding 4,5-dihydroxyphthalate decarboxylase, whose translation is MTAPATRTRTATRGDTLSLSFATWDHDRVMALHDGRVSLPGVSLRSVIEPTASLFPKAVGDAPYDITEMSVSSYILQISRGEGEYIALPAFISRAFRHSGFMTRSGSGITSLADFAGKKIGVPEYQMTAALWMRGILQDEAGVGAQDIHWHTGALDQGVRRERLELALPDDMKVTPIEDGETLQQLLLDGRIDGVLAPKPPAAFLDRNPQIGRIFPDFQSEEQAWHARTGFFPIMHLIGVRRSLCDEHPWLPSVLYDGLVAARDTALARLRDVWLGNANRLSLPWLGASLESTIAAMGTDYWRYGISANKSELDAVCRYSDQQFLSARRVSPDEMFHPSVMST
- a CDS encoding fumarylacetoacetate hydrolase family protein; translated protein: MTDFVIDTPPVVALEVAGSDAKFPVRRVYCIGRNYAAHAIEMGHDPDREAPFFFQKNPNNLDGSGNFPYPPHTSDVHHEAELSVMLKSGGTNIPVESALDHVYGYALSLDMTRRDLQGEMKKAGRPWEIGKAFERSAPVGPIHTVEAVGNPDEGAITLKVNGELRQEGDLNQLIWKVPEMISYLSEYFELAAGDVIMSGTPSGVGPVVKGDEMEISVEGLGSMTVKVV
- a CDS encoding FadR/GntR family transcriptional regulator produces the protein MIYQLEVKVLIKPVQTDRDTALTALRAFITQGGYTPGDRLPSERDLIESLSMSRATLRKALDALEREGVLWRHVGKGTFIAETDGKIGDRGLNEISHQLTPVKMMRARLAIEPAIAREAAINASGEAIVRMKLIQERARAADSWDEYEVQDDNFHRAVAQASDNILLLALFDELNSVRRSIALNIVVRGTDRPPDGHRSFEQHEEIIRAIDQREPAAAYDAMRTHIKSVSARLFEDV